agaaaatttttttgaaaagcacTTGCGTTTTggctataaccgcttaagcggtttctacgccagtaaagaagactCGTATTTACCTCCATTTTCGTTGACGTAGAACATGAAAATGTTCATTGTGCCCACTTCGGTGAGTTGATGATCCTCGCCGTACAACCACAACACTTGTTGCAGGCCCTTTTGGGCAGCCTCTTTTTGTACGTTGATCGTGGGTGCATAGTTTGAGCCCATTTTACGATTGCCAACACCGCCGGGCCACGCTCTGTAAATACGTTTATAAATGTTTAGTTAGTTTGCCTACACTGTAGGGGTTTTTGAGCACACTCACCTTGTGTAGCGCGGATCTGCGAGCAGTGAAACCGCACCATCACTGTCAGACTTAAAGTAACAACCCACGGGGCTGAGTATTGTGTAGAGCAGGGCAGAGTCGGAGGAGGCAACACCGAGCGTCGGGTCGATACCGATCAATGTGGGGCGGATATATAAGCTGGCAGCTTCACTGTGTGGCACCCATTCGGAGTCGATAGATATGAGGCGGGACAGACACTTGATGTATTCTTCACCTTCGAATGTGGGCAGGCCGGAACGTCTTGCTGTGAGATTCATACGATTCATATTCATGTTGGGGCGGAAAATGCGAATTTTGCCATCGACACCGCGATAAGCTTTCATGCCCTCAAAAAGCTGTAAAGAAGAGTagaacatttttgtaaattcaGTGTGAATATAAGAGTTATTAGAGTTAGTTATTTAAAAAGAGGCGACCCTCACCTCTACAGCGTAGTGCAATACTTTTGCCGCGGGATGCATAACGAGATTTTCGAGCGGCGTAATCTCCGGTCGCTGCCAACCACCCAAACTCCGGTGGTAGTAGATTTTCAACATGTGATCGGTGAATACTTTGCCAAAACTTAAAGCGTCATCATTATCTGGTTTGGGTTGCAATTGCTGTGGCGCAGCCAGGCGTACGGCCAATTGTACGGCAGCGAACTGTTGGCCCACATCCGCATCGTGTTTGATGGGTTCCGGCGCAGCTGTGTATGCGCTGGAGATCGATGTGGTGATCTGGAAGTCTGGCTCGGCCTGTTGTTTGGCGTGTTTCTGTGCGGTCTTCAATGACTGATTGCTGCACAAACGTATTGATTGCTCAATGAATCGTATTAGTCTATGCTGGTTGCGGAATATATcctgaaagaaattaaaaagagtaaatgaaaagtgtataaaaagagaatttgaagaattaaaaatagaaaattcaaaaaaaaaaaactcaaaaataaaaataaaaaaaaaaataaaaaaaaattaaaacaatttaaaaaaacattaaaaaaaattaaatataataaattaaaaaaatatataaaatcaaaatcgtATGAAGATACAATTTTCAGAATTAGAAatcatcatcaaaaaaaaatataaaaaaaaaaattaaaaaattaaaaaaaaaaaatttaaaagaactaAAAATCGCGGTTCtagttttaaaacaatttacataacaacaaaattaattgcTAATTAACTAGTTTAACTATAATGTAATTCATATGAGGTGCCCACAGTCTGGCCCTTGTCTCTTGCTGTAATCTACATATTGTGTATTTACTTAGTATACACAAAGTGTTTTGTGTGAGCAATAGTGTtaaaactttatatatgtacatacatacttaatttATACGGCGGGCATGTTGGAGTGAAAGTAACTTGTcgacgttttttgtttcaaGTACTTGCTCCTTTTGGacctttttgaatttaaaacgTAGATGTATAAAGTTCAATGCTGCGGCAAATCGTGGCGTATTGCAAGTAAAATATGCCTTtgcatgcaaatatataaatacattgtaTAGACACGCGTGCAGTCGGCGGAATGAGAACCTACTTGTAGAACCGAATCTAAAAGGTGAAAAGCTTAATGCCTCAATAAAAGGGTGAAATAGTGACGCGCCTGAGTTTTCGGGGAAAAAGACAATTAACATAATATTGAATTTAAGGAAATGAGTTTAAAATGGCGTCTCTAGAAATTGCGTGTCAAAACTGCTATGGGTTTAAAGGGGTTATAACCATACGAAAGTTCAAAAAACGCATTTTTcatgacttttttttaaatttttttgggatgcgatttttattaaataaataaataaaaataatatatatttacagaattgtaaaatattattgcgCAAATTCACTTTCTCCAGAAAatctgaaatttcaaaaaatccaaaattccgaaaaaaatcgaaaattgtgGTAATTGTTTGGAGACCATTTAGCCAACATTTTactcgaatatatgtatgtaaattgaaaaaataataatctgcCTAACAAAGAAAAACAGAACCCATTTTCATCATTTGAGTGTTTCATTGTATTTTAACATCACGTCGTCCTTGTTCCTTTCTTTGCAGgataaacttaatatttttggagaatatttgcaaacatactatgtatacatatattatatggcaaatgtatacatacatatacatacatataataagcaaaaaaaactaatttttttaaatttaacaaaaatgccaaaaatacgATTTTCACTGTTTTCCTTCCTCCCAGTTCTAAGTAAAGGATTTATTTAGctaaaacaagtattttttcacCTTAGACGATCCTGTAGGAAGTTATCCTGCAAACGCTGaagcatcttttttccgagggctcaccggaaatggcgtcgcaatggccgagtttaaaatatttttctccaaaaaattcagaatttctttgtcaaTAGTCtatgtttgtaacaaaaaaaattctaatagaatattaaaatgtttatctgagaaaaaattgttgaagaaagGCTGTTtattacccgaggaaacccaagttcaaaattaagttatttctAAAGTGGATTCTAACCTGAAGATATTTGCCTACTTAAATACGAgatcaaagtaaaaaatatataaatatacatatgtacatatttataaaaaatataatatatatatatatttttatgttatatatacatacatatatgtatatatttctttgaatTAGCTCACTTCCGCACGCAGTCGATAGCGTTGATTTTGCAAACACTCCCTATTAATAAATTGCCATTTGATTAAAATTAGACTTAATCTCAATTGACTTTGTCAAATACTagacaaatatttcaaataattgatTTCAGTtccatttataatttatttctgaGTACTATGAAATCTACATTTGCCGCGCATGTCCCAGTTAGGGCACGTCGTTGACCCAATGATAACCCAATTAAAATCTTATTTCGATTAATAAATACAGGCATTTCTGTGAAtgcatacaaattaatttaactaGTATGAATCCAGTTTGTTTGATTACTTTAATAAAAGAATTATATTTCGTTACCGagcaaacaattttcaaaacatattaatttttaaaaataaataataaaataaaattatggattttttcggTATGAAATAATGTACTATATAACAATTCACAACATTTGCAGTATATTgtgaaaca
The DNA window shown above is from Bactrocera tryoni isolate S06 chromosome 4, CSIRO_BtryS06_freeze2, whole genome shotgun sequence and carries:
- the LOC120775460 gene encoding branched-chain-amino-acid aminotransferase, cytosolic: MTTKMAINAKDIFRNQHRLIRFIEQSIRLCSNQSLKTAQKHAKQQAEPDFQITTSISSAYTAAPEPIKHDADVGQQFAAVQLAVRLAAPQQLQPKPDNDDALSFGKVFTDHMLKIYYHRSLGGWQRPEITPLENLVMHPAAKVLHYAVELFEGMKAYRGVDGKIRIFRPNMNMNRMNLTARRSGLPTFEGEEYIKCLSRLISIDSEWVPHSEAASLYIRPTLIGIDPTLGVASSDSALLYTILSPVGCYFKSDSDGAVSLLADPRYTRAWPGGVGNRKMGSNYAPTINVQKEAAQKGLQQVLWLYGEDHQLTEVGTMNIFMFYVNENGEKILVTPPLSGLILPGITRDSILTLARQLGQFEVREEVITMPQVCELLNQGRLLELFGTGTACVVSPINRINYLGTDLYIPTMEQEKPIHEWIRDTLSAIQYGKIDHPWAVVID